A window from Citrus sinensis cultivar Valencia sweet orange chromosome 3, DVS_A1.0, whole genome shotgun sequence encodes these proteins:
- the LOC127901002 gene encoding protease Do-like 1, chloroplastic isoform X1, with protein MTYSLQSPTMFSLSRSPNNKLSPPLINRYHFPFMSDSKALILTKQSSSFSLEPFSLLFSGVGSSSTHFFVSRQCKLKTDEVETAGIFEENLPSVVHITNFGMNTFTLTMEYPQATGTGFIWDEDGHIVTNHHVIEGASSVKVTLFDKTTLDAKVVGHDQGTDLAVLHIDAPNHKLRSIPVGVSANLRIGQKVYAIGHPLGRKFTCTAGIISAFGLEPITATGPPIQGLIQIDAAINRGNSGGPLLDSSGSLIGVNTSIITRTDAFCGMACSIPIDTVSGIVDQLVKFGKIIRPYLGIAHDQLLEKLMGISGGVIFIAVEEGPAGKAGLRSTKFGANGKFILGDIIKAVNGEDVSNANDLHNILDQCKVGDEVIVRILRGTQLEEILIILEVEPDEAE; from the exons ATGACTTACTCGCTGCAATCTCCAACTATGTTCTCTCTTTCTCGCTCTCCGAACAACAAGCTATCACCACCACTGATCAACAGATACCATTTCCCTTTCATGAGTGATTCGAAGGCTTTGATCTTGACGAAGCAATCCTCGTCCTTCTCTTTAGAAcctttctctcttcttttctcCGGCGTTGGTTCCAGTTCTACTCATTTCTTCGTTAGTCGACAGTGTAAGCTTAAGACGGATGAAGTCGAAACGGCCGGCATTTTTGAAGAAAACCTTCCTTCGGTTGTTCACATCACCAATTTCGG aATGAATACATTTACGTTGACTATGGAATACCCACAAGCAACCGGGACGGGTTTTATTTGGGATGAAGACGGTCACATTGTCACTAATCATCATGTGATTGAGGGCGCTTCTTCTGTcaa GGTCACACTTTTTGACAAAACAACTTTGGATGCAAAAGTTGTTGGTCACGACCAAGGCACGGATTTGGCCGTGTTGCATATTGATGCACCAAACCACAAATTAAGATCTATACCCGTTGGTGTCTCTGCTAACTTGCGTATTGGTCAAAAAGTCTATGCAATTGGCCACCCT CTTGGACGGAAATTTACCTGTACGGCTGGTATCATTAG TGCATTTGGATTGGAACCCATTACAGCTACTGGTCCTCCAATTCAGGGTCTTATACAAATTGATGCTGCTATTAATCGTGGTAATAGTGGAGGGCCACTTCTAGATAGTTCAGGAAGCCTGATTGGAGTAAATACATCTATTATCACTAGAACCGATGCATTCTGTGGCATGGCATGTTCTATTCCAATTGATACt GTAAGTGGCATTGTTGACCAACTAGTGAAGTTTGGTAAGATCATAAGACCTTATTTAGGGATTGCACATGATCAATTGCTGGAGAAACTTATGGGTATAAGTGGAGGAGTGATCTTCATTGCAGTTGAAGAGGGTCCTGCGGGCAAAGCa GGTCTGAGATCAACCAAATTTGGAGCTAATGGCAAATTCATTTTGGGCGACATCATAAAGGCTGTGAATGGAGAGGATGTCTCCAATGCCAACGATTTGCACAACATTCTTGATCAATGTAAAGTTGGAGATGAG GTGATTGTAAGGATCTTGCGTGGTACTCAATTGGAAGAAATTCTCATTATTCTTGAAGTCGAACCTGATGAGGCAGAGTGA
- the LOC102621011 gene encoding uncharacterized protein LOC102621011 isoform X6, translating to MIHLSVNHQLSSRKKTLMVTLQLLRCQIVYVPAACPSTKSCLPRFLLLAADAPIVGIIMESDLDLPVMNDAARTLSDFGVPYEIKILPPHQNCKEALSYALSAKERGIKIIIVGDGVEAHLSGVAAANSQILVIRVPLLSEDWSEDDVINSIRMPSHVQVASVPRNNAKNAALYAVKVLGIADEDLLERIRKYVEE from the exons ATGATTCATCTGTCCGTGAACCATCAACTGTCTTCGAGGAAGAAAACCCTAATGGTGACTCTACAG TTGTTGCGATGTCAAATCGTGTATGTGCCTGCCGCCTGCCCCTCCACGAAATCTTGTCTACCTCGGTTCTTATTGCTCGCTGCAGATGCCCCAATTGTTGGGATAATCATGGAATCGGATTTGGATCTTCCTGTTATGAATGATGCTGCGAGGACCTTGAGTGACTTCGGCGTACCTTATGAG ATTAAAATATTACCACCTCATCAAAATTGCAAGGAGGCATTGTCTTATGCATTGTCGGCTAAGGAGCGAGGCATTAAGATCATTATTGTTGGTGACGGTGTTGAAGCCCATTTATCAG gtGTAGCTGCTGCAAATTCTCAAATACTTGTTATTCGTGTTCCTTTATTAAGTGAAGACTGGAGTGAAGATGATGTAATCAACTCAATTCGG ATGCCAAGTCATGTCCAAGTTGCATCTGTTCCAAGAAATAATGCGAAAAATGCTGCTCTATATGCAGTAAAGGTACTTGGAATTGCTGACGAGGATTTATTGGAAAG AATCAGAAAGTACGTGGAAGAGTAA
- the LOC127901002 gene encoding protease Do-like 1, chloroplastic isoform X2, whose product MNTFTLTMEYPQATGTGFIWDEDGHIVTNHHVIEGASSVKVTLFDKTTLDAKVVGHDQGTDLAVLHIDAPNHKLRSIPVGVSANLRIGQKVYAIGHPLGRKFTCTAGIISAFGLEPITATGPPIQGLIQIDAAINRGNSGGPLLDSSGSLIGVNTSIITRTDAFCGMACSIPIDTVSGIVDQLVKFGKIIRPYLGIAHDQLLEKLMGISGGVIFIAVEEGPAGKAGLRSTKFGANGKFILGDIIKAVNGEDVSNANDLHNILDQCKVGDEVIVRILRGTQLEEILIILEVEPDEAE is encoded by the exons ATGAATACATTTACGTTGACTATGGAATACCCACAAGCAACCGGGACGGGTTTTATTTGGGATGAAGACGGTCACATTGTCACTAATCATCATGTGATTGAGGGCGCTTCTTCTGTcaa GGTCACACTTTTTGACAAAACAACTTTGGATGCAAAAGTTGTTGGTCACGACCAAGGCACGGATTTGGCCGTGTTGCATATTGATGCACCAAACCACAAATTAAGATCTATACCCGTTGGTGTCTCTGCTAACTTGCGTATTGGTCAAAAAGTCTATGCAATTGGCCACCCT CTTGGACGGAAATTTACCTGTACGGCTGGTATCATTAG TGCATTTGGATTGGAACCCATTACAGCTACTGGTCCTCCAATTCAGGGTCTTATACAAATTGATGCTGCTATTAATCGTGGTAATAGTGGAGGGCCACTTCTAGATAGTTCAGGAAGCCTGATTGGAGTAAATACATCTATTATCACTAGAACCGATGCATTCTGTGGCATGGCATGTTCTATTCCAATTGATACt GTAAGTGGCATTGTTGACCAACTAGTGAAGTTTGGTAAGATCATAAGACCTTATTTAGGGATTGCACATGATCAATTGCTGGAGAAACTTATGGGTATAAGTGGAGGAGTGATCTTCATTGCAGTTGAAGAGGGTCCTGCGGGCAAAGCa GGTCTGAGATCAACCAAATTTGGAGCTAATGGCAAATTCATTTTGGGCGACATCATAAAGGCTGTGAATGGAGAGGATGTCTCCAATGCCAACGATTTGCACAACATTCTTGATCAATGTAAAGTTGGAGATGAG GTGATTGTAAGGATCTTGCGTGGTACTCAATTGGAAGAAATTCTCATTATTCTTGAAGTCGAACCTGATGAGGCAGAGTGA
- the LOC102621011 gene encoding uncharacterized protein LOC102621011 isoform X5: MKTITIDLRVLFCVLNKVIVTSCLIEPRQKKFVEGKVRMFNNSKRPNSVRTVSRGTIPVLASSNGSATSRRKDDSSVREPSTVFEEENPNGDSTDAPIVGIIMESDLDLPVMNDAARTLSDFGVPYEIKILPPHQNCKEALSYALSAKERGIKIIIVGDGVEAHLSGVAAANSQILVIRVPLLSEDWSEDDVINSIRMPSHVQVASVPRNNAKNAALYAVKVLGIADEDLLERIRKYVEE, translated from the exons ATGAAGACCATTACCATTGATCTGCGAGTGCTATTTTGTGTACTCAACAAGGTCATCGTTACTTCTTGCTTAATAGAACCGcggcaaaaaaaatttgttgaaggAAAAGTTCGGATGTTCAATAACAGCAAGCGTCCCAATTCGGTTCGTACTGTAAGCCGGGGCACAATTCCTGTTTTAGCCTCGTCGAACGGCTCTGCTACTTCCAGAAG GAAGGATGATTCATCTGTCCGTGAACCATCAACTGTCTTCGAGGAAGAAAACCCTAATGGTGACTCTACAG ATGCCCCAATTGTTGGGATAATCATGGAATCGGATTTGGATCTTCCTGTTATGAATGATGCTGCGAGGACCTTGAGTGACTTCGGCGTACCTTATGAG ATTAAAATATTACCACCTCATCAAAATTGCAAGGAGGCATTGTCTTATGCATTGTCGGCTAAGGAGCGAGGCATTAAGATCATTATTGTTGGTGACGGTGTTGAAGCCCATTTATCAG gtGTAGCTGCTGCAAATTCTCAAATACTTGTTATTCGTGTTCCTTTATTAAGTGAAGACTGGAGTGAAGATGATGTAATCAACTCAATTCGG ATGCCAAGTCATGTCCAAGTTGCATCTGTTCCAAGAAATAATGCGAAAAATGCTGCTCTATATGCAGTAAAGGTACTTGGAATTGCTGACGAGGATTTATTGGAAAG AATCAGAAAGTACGTGGAAGAGTAA